ACTGTGGAAGCGTCTCTGGCTCCGGCGTAATGGCGCCAATCCCGGCCAATGGCTACCGAATATCGTCCGCCGACGAGACAGTAGCGATCAGCGGTGACACCGGCAGCAATGCCGACCTGGAAGCATTGGTTAAAGATGCCGACCTGGCTATAATCGAAGCAACTTACAGCGATGGTTACGATGTGGCCCAGGAAGCGTTGCGAAATGTCCACCTGTCGGAACGGCTGGCTTCAGAGCTGGGGAAACTGGCCAAGCACCATATACTGGTACATCGGATCAGGAAATATCCGTAGCCTGGGCAACGGCCTCGATCATTTCACTTCCATTTGTTACGACAGCCTGTATATTGCACCCAACCATTGAATGGAGTGATCAATATGCCTTGTCTTGAGATAGCAATGCCGAAGGTCGACAGGGAGACGAAGGTGCAACTGGCCGACAAGCTGACGGAAGCCTTCGCGGCAGCCTCCGGCTTTCCGGCTGAGATATTCGGCGTTCATTTTCGCGAATACGAACCGGGCACGGCATCCGCAGGCGGCACGCTGTGGGACGGCGGAGACACGCGACCGTATCTGCACTTTCTGCTGTACAGCCCGCGATTGAAACGATCCGTCAAACAGAAACTGGCAGCAACTCTGTCTCAGGCGTTCACCCAATGTGTCGGACATACGCACTGGTTACCGGTCATCCATCTGTGTGAGCATCCCTATGATAATGTGGGCGTTGAAGGCAAGCTCTTATCCGACAGCTATGAAGAGTGCGCCAAGAGTCGCTTTTATTATGAAACGCCGAAGGACTGACACCGTGAACGAGCGCGATGACATAGCCCAGGTTAACAAGGCGTTGTGGAAGAGTTGGGCCGGCGACAACGACCAATACACAACTCCCTGGCTGGACCTGAAAAGGGACCTGCTGGAGGACTTCGTTGAAGGGCGTATCGAAGTACTGCCAAGGCCGTACATGTATGTGTATCCACGCCGAGTGTTGGAAGCGGTTGCAGGGAAGAAAGTTCTTTGTCTGGCTACCGGTGGCGGTCAGCAGTCGGCTGTGTTCGGATTGCTGGGTGCCGATGTGACAATACTTGATTTGACCGATGAGCAGTTGGCCGCCGATCGGGAAGCGGCTTCCCATCACGGCTACCATGCCACGACAATCCAGGGGGACATGCGTGATTTGTCAGCGTTCGAGGACGTTTCATTCGACCTGGTCTATCAAGCGATCTCAATCGTATTCGTGCCTGATGTTCGCGAAGTCTACCGTGAGGTTAGTCGCGTTCTGAAACCGGGCGGTTGCTATCGAGTCGGCCATTGCCTGGCAGCAACGCAGGTTGTGGATGATACAACTGTGTGCGATGACGGTTACGTTGTCAAGGGCATCTATTTCGGTGGCGAGATGGTGGAGGCTGATGGAAGAGAGTTCCGCCATCACCTATCCGATGTGTTCAACGGTCTTTGTGAACTTGGATTCAGAATTGACGGTGTCTGGGAGGACCCGCGACACCATTATCATCTGTCAAACCCGGAACCGGGGACCGAGGAGCACATGGTAAAGCATGTTCAGAAGTACTTTGCGATTATGGCACAGAAGGAATAGGAGCGGGCACGATGCACGGACTGGTCACATTGTTGCCGGATCCATTCTACGAACAGGTCGAAGCGATCTGGGATCGCCTTGAACAACGGTGCGGACTGAACGGGATTCGAGTTACGCCGTACCCGCACTTTTCCTGGAATATTGCCGAACATTATGACTTCGAGCGGTTGGAAGATTTGGTCCGGCAGCTATCCACGGATATAGCTCCCTTTCCAGCAAGCACAGCCGGGCTGGGGCTGTTCACCGGCGAGAATCCGGTGGTGTACATGGTGGTTGTCCGAAATGAGGCTCTATCCGGTCTGCATAAACAGCTTTGGCAAACGGTCGCAGGGGCATGCGATGACCTAAGCCTGTTGTACGCTCCCGAAGTATGGGTGCCCCACATTAGTCTTGCCTACGAGGATGTAGACAGAGAGAATCTTCGGCAGGCTATGAGCGAACTGGCTTTTGAGACCTACAACTGGAGGTTTGTCGTTGACCACATAGCGTTTATTCGTGAGAGTGAGGGACAGGTAGGTGAACTTAAATGGAAGATACCTCTGGGTCGATGATCATTGCATCTGGTCGCGGGGCATCCGGCCGGAGGTGTATCTAAGGGCAGTAGAATGAACATGAATGGTGATAACATGATGATCTTTGCGGGCAGCGGCAGTCGTAAGCTCACCAGGGCGATCTGCACCTGGCTCGGCGTGCCGATGGGGAATGGTGAAGCGATTCAGTTCTCCGAAGGTAACACTTTTGTGCGCATACTTGAAAACGTGCGCGGACGAGATGTCTTCATCGTACAGTCAACGGTTTTCCCGGCCAATGATAACCTGGTTGAACTGCTGTTCTGGATAGATGCCTTCAAACGGGCCAGTGCCGAGTCGGTGACGGCGGTGATACCGTATTTCAGCTACGGCAAAGGTGACAAAAAAGACGAGCCGCGCGTTTCGATCCGAGCGCGCGTCGTGGCCGATGCAATCGAAGCGGCCGGCGTCGATCGGGTTGTGACGATGGACCTGCACGCCCCGCAGATTCAAGGGTTCTTTCGTGTCCCTGTCGACAATCTGTACGCGCTACCGGCGCTGTGTGACCGCGTGGAAAAACTCGGGCTGGACAATTTGGTGGTTGTCTCTCCGGACTCAGGTTTCGTTAAGCAGGCGCGCAAGTACGCCCGGCATCTCGGGGTCTCGTTGACCATCGCCGACAAAGAACGGACCGCCCACGATGAGACGGCCGCGGTGATGGCGGTCATCGGCGATGTCCGGGACAAGACCGCCTTGATCGTGGATGACTTCACTATATCCGGCGGCACATTGACGGCTGTGGCGGAGCAGCTTATCAAGCATGGCGCGCGCGGCGTGTATGCGATGGTGGCTCATGGTGTACTGGGGGCTGGGTCCATCGAGCGAATTCACGAAAGCCCCATCACCAAGCTATTGATTACTGATAGTATTGAGAATCAGCCGGTGACCTTTTCAGACAAAATTGAGACGGTGTCGGTGGCGCCGCTATTCGGTGATGCTATGAAACGTATTTACAACCGCGAAAGTGTCAGCGAGATGTTCGGATGATGTGCCGCCGATCTGTTCGTTCACATAGGATATCTCGCCATCCCCAACAACTTCAACTGAGAGAAAAGTGAAAACCAAAGCTGTGATTTTCGATCTGGACGACACGCTGATTCCCAGTGTGCGAGATGTCCTCAGAGCACTAAGCGCAACGCTGACGCCGGTGGCTGAGCGCTATGACAAAGCGCCGGATGAACTGGTGGTGACCATGCGAAGTACGGCTCGCGAAATATGGCGCGCATCGGACCTACACCCATACTGCGAACGGGTAGGCATAGCCTCGTATGAAGGACTATGGGCCACGCCTGTGGCAAACAGTGATGAAGCTCGACAGCTAAGCGAATGGTTGCCTGAGTATCGCCTTCATGCCTGGCGTTCGGCGCTGAAACGACAGGGGATCGAAGAAGAAGGTCTTGCCGAACATCTGGCGGCGACCTTTCCAACCGAACGAAGAAGGCGAGCCGGTCCATTTCCGGAGATTGAAACTGTTCTGAATCACCTCAAGGAATCGTACCGCCTGGCTCTACTTACCAACGGCGAAGTCGGTCTTCAAAACGAGAAGCTGGACCTGTCCGGATTGCGACACCACTTCGAAGTGGTTACAGTATCAGGTGAAATCGGCATCGGCAAACCTGATCGACAAGTATTCGACCTGACGTTGAAACGATTGGGTCTGACGGTCGATGCTGCGGTCATGGTCGGTGACAATCTCAGAACGGATATCTCAGGGGCGTTGGGAATCGGGATGTTCTCAGCGTGGATCAACCGCGACGGCAGGACAGGCGATGACACCATCCGACCGGACGCAGAGCTGGCCGACCTCACCGAACTTGCCGGTGCCATTCCCAACATTTGAGAAGACACCAGCTGCTCGTCCCATCAGTCGAACCGCCAACCAATGGTTGCATGATAACGTACCAACTGTAGCAACAGAGTATACGCTCACCAGCAACAAGGAACGTGCATCATGAGCGACCGAGCTACTTTGGGTGGGAAAGATAAATCTTCATTGGCAGGGTCTTCCGGGGTGTTCGTGGCTATCTTGTCGTTGGCCGTGTTCTGCTGGGCAGCCTCTGCCTGCCAGTCGGCGTCCGCGTCCGAATCCAACTACCAGGTAGTTCGCACCGATGAACCGATTTCATGGCTCGTAGCGCGCGACTCGGCCCTCGCGCTGGGGGGACAGCTTGCGGCCATCACATCTCAGGCCGAGCAGGATTTGGTCTTAGCTTTGCTGGCCTCCGAGGATACGGCTTGGATAGGTGGCTCCGATGTTGTCGTTGAAGGCAGATGGGCCTGGTACTCGGGCGAACGATGGAGCTATGCGCAATGGGCGGCTGATCAGCCGGAATCGTTGGTAACTTTCGATTACCTGCAGATGCTGGCGCCGGAGGGCGGAGACTGGCAGGCCGGAGCGGAGCATACCGATGTGTTCGTTGTGGAGTATCCCTGTTGTGGGGGATCAACGGGGAATGTCGATGGGGATACTGCCGAGAGCGTCGACATTGCAGACCTGGTCTTTCTGGTCGACTTTGTTTTCACAGGAGGAGCCCATCCATTCTGCACCAACGAAGCCGATCTGGACGCCAGCGGACGTATCGACATTGCCGATTTGGTGTTCCTGGTCGACTTCATGATGCGCAACGGTTC
This DNA window, taken from Candidatus Zixiibacteriota bacterium, encodes the following:
- a CDS encoding class I SAM-dependent methyltransferase yields the protein MKRRRTDTVNERDDIAQVNKALWKSWAGDNDQYTTPWLDLKRDLLEDFVEGRIEVLPRPYMYVYPRRVLEAVAGKKVLCLATGGGQQSAVFGLLGADVTILDLTDEQLAADREAASHHGYHATTIQGDMRDLSAFEDVSFDLVYQAISIVFVPDVREVYREVSRVLKPGGCYRVGHCLAATQVVDDTTVCDDGYVVKGIYFGGEMVEADGREFRHHLSDVFNGLCELGFRIDGVWEDPRHHYHLSNPEPGTEEHMVKHVQKYFAIMAQKE
- a CDS encoding 2'-5' RNA ligase family protein — protein: MHGLVTLLPDPFYEQVEAIWDRLEQRCGLNGIRVTPYPHFSWNIAEHYDFERLEDLVRQLSTDIAPFPASTAGLGLFTGENPVVYMVVVRNEALSGLHKQLWQTVAGACDDLSLLYAPEVWVPHISLAYEDVDRENLRQAMSELAFETYNWRFVVDHIAFIRESEGQVGELKWKIPLGR
- a CDS encoding ribose-phosphate pyrophosphokinase; this encodes MNGDNMMIFAGSGSRKLTRAICTWLGVPMGNGEAIQFSEGNTFVRILENVRGRDVFIVQSTVFPANDNLVELLFWIDAFKRASAESVTAVIPYFSYGKGDKKDEPRVSIRARVVADAIEAAGVDRVVTMDLHAPQIQGFFRVPVDNLYALPALCDRVEKLGLDNLVVVSPDSGFVKQARKYARHLGVSLTIADKERTAHDETAAVMAVIGDVRDKTALIVDDFTISGGTLTAVAEQLIKHGARGVYAMVAHGVLGAGSIERIHESPITKLLITDSIENQPVTFSDKIETVSVAPLFGDAMKRIYNRESVSEMFG
- a CDS encoding HAD family hydrolase, producing the protein MKTKAVIFDLDDTLIPSVRDVLRALSATLTPVAERYDKAPDELVVTMRSTAREIWRASDLHPYCERVGIASYEGLWATPVANSDEARQLSEWLPEYRLHAWRSALKRQGIEEEGLAEHLAATFPTERRRRAGPFPEIETVLNHLKESYRLALLTNGEVGLQNEKLDLSGLRHHFEVVTVSGEIGIGKPDRQVFDLTLKRLGLTVDAAVMVGDNLRTDISGALGIGMFSAWINRDGRTGDDTIRPDAELADLTELAGAIPNI